One genomic region from Harpia harpyja isolate bHarHar1 chromosome 1, bHarHar1 primary haplotype, whole genome shotgun sequence encodes:
- the PSMG4 gene encoding proteasome assembly chaperone 4, whose translation MEAAGGGGAAAGGIALHDFSGRLGEQRVHFHAMRLRDSLFLWVGAAPALASLAVAMCSPRDSVPVAASLLGDPSDTASACLARRLASKTKKQIFVSYNLQNTDSNFTLLIENRIKEEMMAFPEKF comes from the exons atggaggcggcgggcggcgggggagcggcggcgggcggcatCGCCCTGCACGACTTCAGCGGGCGGCTGGGCGAGCAGCGGGTGCACTTCCACGCCATGCGGCTGCGGGACTCGCTCTTCCTCTGGGTGGGCGCCGCGCCCGCCCTCGCCAGCCTGGCCGTCGCCATGTGCAGCCCCCGT GACAGCGTCCCGGTGGCCGCCTCGCTCCTGGGGGATCCCTCGGACACCGCCTCCGCCTGCCTGGCCCGGCGCTTGG CCAGCAAGACCAAAAAACAGATATTTGTCAGCTACAATCTTCAAAACACAGACAGCAATTTCACCTTACTCATAGAAAACAGGATCAAAGAAGAAATGATGGCTTTTCCAGAGAAGTTCTGA